The genomic stretch GGTGCTTCATAGAATGTAGAATCTGATGACCTAATAGGGAAAATTCTCTGATATTACATACTATACTAACAAAAATTAAAgggaaattagggtttgatttgaACTTACTCATCATATCTCTGGAAATCCTCCTCCTTAAAGGGAAATTGCTCTGGCCATTCAACATTCTTCAGTATCTACAAGAACACAAATATGATTGAATTCTCATCAAATTCCAAACAACAAGTAGAAAGTTCAATTATGCAATGAAGGGAATATGAATATATAATATTACTTCATATTCGTCTATATCCTAAATCCTAAACTCTAAACCGGAAAGTTGATGTATCTGGTATTAGTTTTGAACTAGATACATCAACTTTTCATATATTTCATTGCGGGGAATGATGAGAAACCTGATCGACGGAGGGGCCAGAGCTTATGCTGGCGGATGCAATGAAGGATTTGACACCAGAAGTAGACATGTTGGTTATAACGTGAGACAAGAATGAAGATGCTCCTAAGCCTAATAACATGCGGCGAGGAGCATTCTTAAATGTCCGGTTTGatagagaagaagaggaagcgaCAACAGCAACATTACGAGAACAGTAACAGGACACAACTGGTAACCTTATTCCAACAAAATTGGTCATCATTCTTCTAAATCAGCAGGACATTATTCTGCTGCTACTGTTACTTTTTTTTGCTAACGAAAAATGTAGTTTAGTCTATGAACATGTTAACATTGTGACCGTTGGATTATTCTCGGACATGCATGAATGAGTGATTTACATGCACATTACGTGGCTTCTTATCCTCTCTTCGTCCTATTGCTATTTGCACCTCTTTTTCCTAGTCATTAATATTGGGCTTTGTGGCTGAAGCAGAGTTAGACGGATCCTTATATACCACTATTCCAATTTATTTAAGGGTTACCTTTTCCACCCTAGTAAAAACTAAAACTACTTCAGAAATACGAAAAATGTATTTTTGGACGCAACTGAGTCACACACAATTTATTCATGAATGAGCCAGATtctaattttgtctaaaattaTTACGGAAATGGATCTCTGTATAACTTATGAAAATGCATCTTCGAACGAGTTTCTAATCAATAAACACCGAGACCCTTCCCACCTCATTTTTCAGCATACTCTCTCAAACTCTCGCAACTCACTTTCAAGTTTCTACTCTCAACATCCAATCAATTGAAGTGCTAATCATCAAATTCACATTTTGCAAGTTTTTGAATCCAAATTTTTCTCATTTGATTTCTCTATACATGCATTCATAGAAATTCAGCATTAGATTGTGTAATATACATCAATATATTGGTAGTATAATTGAGTAATATGTTTGATAGGTAGTTTAGAATAGCAATGCGTTTTGAGCATGTTTGGTTTCCATGCATTTCTGCCATTTGCGTTTTTGTGAGTTCCAGGTTAATACGTAAATGCACTTTCGTATTTGTTGGGAATTTGATTTTTCCATAAATACAGAAGTGCATTTCCATATTTTGTTTGTTTGCGTtgtttttttatgattttcaatGTGTTTCATCtgggtttgatttttttttctactTTGTATTGATTATGGATAGTATTTTTGTTTGTTACTTTGTTCTTTTGACTGTCTTATGGATTTACAATTGATTCATTTATATATGATTTTTCATCTTATTAGATAAATGTGTgatttgatttataaaaaaaatttattatgatAGTATAATTATAATACATGGTTTATGTTTTATTGCTTCAGTGTATTTctaaaaaaatggcaaaaaattTAGTACCTATAGAGTGAATACGAAAGTATATATTCTTATTTTTAgacggagatgtatctccggacAAAATTGTGTCAAAACAAAAGTATCTTGGTTAGGATTGGATGGAGTGTCTATAGGGTGAATACAGAAGTGCATCTTCGAACTAATTTCTAACAAAAAGAGAGGTGTGACCAAGGACGGATCCAGACATTATATATTGGTGTGGCTAAACATGAAAATGTGACTTAAATTATTATGAAAATTTGCCAATTTAAACTGGCGGTCAAGTCcggtaaaaacaaaaaaaatcaatagttttaaaaaatttccgGTCAAAACTGGTAAAAAAATGGAAAACCTGCCATTTTAAAAAACTGACCGTTTAAATGCTTACTTTTTTTCTCAGACAAAATGACAtcgttttaataattttttttaaaaataaaattaaaatataaatagacgTTGTGCAAAatttatttaggataatttttttccattgcaattaaatttattagacattgcaatattttattatattattttgtattttgtactattttattgtgtgtgataactatatttaaaatttaaatttaaaaaataaatttataaattttaaatttttgaattttttaaagtctGAGAAAGGTCATTTGGTTCGACGAATTTATTaactatataattttattatagatgttgttttatttgactGAATTATGTAATTAATCACATTTAATAATGCAGTTCAACCAGTGATACAGTAATTTCTCCGTTTTAATGAccggtttaatttttaaaatactgatGGTGAAGTTTGAGGGggagaaaaattataaaattgtaaaagaaaaaagttaaagaaaaaatagttaagttaatattttatttttaatttaaaaatattatataatatataaatatgaaaaaaatttaaaaaaattgatgtgGCTATAGCCACACGTTGCCTCAACCTAAATCCGCCCCTGGGTGTGACTCATCAAAATTATGAAACCAAGTAATGCTAATCACTTTAATTgacttactaattaaacaaactattttaattaataactacTACTCCCATTGttctatattataaaaaaaaaattcactttttagattaattgaataattaatatatttgatctatatagacctaatatattaattattcaaagaattaaaaaatagattttaatgcTAACTATTTTAATTACTACTTTAATATGGTAACTTGACAtacaaaaaagtcaacaaaattatgataaaagattatcattttcttttgataAAGTTTAAGCTCGtatcatatttataaattttgtgaAGTATAGGTAAATAACTTGATCGTGGCCCCAAAGTGAGTACCAAAATTCTTATTAAATACTTTGGGACTATTGGGTAGTTGTTTAGAGGATTTTGGAGAGTTGCATctataatttaaaatatgtttgatattttaaaaaaaaaattaaaaaaaaaattacattaaaatataaaaatatgttattttttaaaatttttaaaaatctcAAACACACTTGAAAATATAAACACAATCATCTGAAATCTTTTTCTCCAAAAAGCAATTTTCAAATAAATCCTTAGAGATATAATTTTTCACCGTGACAATGATTTAGGAGTATCTCCTCTTGAATAATTGGTTACTTGCTTTACGCTTTACTTCTCAACATTCTTACAAGTTGTATAAAGGTATAGGCAGTCccatatttatatattatgttttCACGAGAGATCATCCTACTCAAATAACCTCCAATTTTTATCTCACCGTATATATCCGGCTTTGACCAAACTCATGAATTTGTGATCTAGATCTCAAATGATGAATTAAGAAATTAAACTATGGATCTAAACAGTTCACATTGGGTTGAGCTAAGAGTGACATGTTACCacaattcaaaataataaaatgacaGGAAACCCAAACATAAAAGAATAAATACTCCAAAATGGAACGAGTGAAAATACCAAAAAGAAAAacgatttttaaaatttgaaaacaaaaactttatttattattataaaagatAGGATTGAAATATGAGTTTAAACTtaataattaatagttattatCAGATAGCTGTGTGCAGAGATAGCTGGGGAAAAGTCACTAGCACCCTTGAATATCCCAATTCCAAACACATCTATATGACATTTTTCAATTATTGGTGTTCAGTTTGTGTCCCACAAAGTTTAGTTTATCCTTCACTCACATATCTTTTTGTCTTGTGAGACAAAATTACAAGTCACGTAGAAAATGACATTATAAATCAAATGACTCCAAATACAAATCCATAACAATTAGAATTACACCATAGCTGCAAATGCAATGtaccaaacaaaattaaaatttctttttgttttcgcCTCTATTATCTGGTCCATTAGATCGACTAATCCGATTCGAATGTCAATTTTGATATTAAGTAGTTTTAATTTTCTTCTAATCACAATTACAATTGCGTGGAATCGAACCAGAtcttttttaacaaaatttaaatgcattaaaaaaatatagaaataaaaaactCAAATTATTGGTAGTAGTAGTAATAGCTGGCATATTGCCTCTTCATCCCGTCTATAAATTAGCAACAAAATCAACATTCATCTTCCCCTACCCTGCTCTTTCTCCCTCGCACACACTTCCTCAAagcttttaaataaaaataattttaaaaaaagtgtgAAAAAAAAAATGGAGAAACCCAGATTCATAATAGAAGCATCAGATGCAAAATCGATGGGCCTATCAACGGGCCTAACCCTAACCCAACTACTTCCAACCATCGTCAAATCGGCCCAACCTTTAGCCCGTGTCCCCATCTCCAAATTCCACGTAGCAGCCGTCGGAGTCGGAATCTCCGGCCGAATCTTCATCGGCGTCAACGTCGAATTTCCCGGCCTTCCTTTCCATCACACCATCCACGCTGAACAGTTTCTCTTAACAAATCTCTCCCAAAACAAAGAAACTCAGCTTCAATATCTCGCCGTCTCCGCCGCACCTTGTGGCCATTGCCGTCAGTTCCTCCAAGAAATCCGCGGCGCCTCCGATATTCCACTTCTCATAACATCTGAATCTGAATCCAAATCTGAATTCACATCGCTATCAGAGTTTCTCTCTCATCCTTTCGGTCCTCACGATCTTCTTCCTAAACACGTTCCTCTTCTCTTGGAGCCTCGTAATAACGATTTGTCGTTTCTCGATACCGGATCCAACgtttatagtaataataataataacaacaacaataatagtaATATTATTCAATCTTCGATCTCGATCTCGATTTCGAAGTTGAAGATTGCGGCACTTGAAGCAGCGAATGAATCTCACGCGCCGTACAGTGAATCACCTTCCGGCGTAGCGTTATTGGATTCGCGCGGTAATGTTTACAAAGGCTCTTACATGGAATCTGCTGCTTATAACCCTAGTTTGGGGCCGGTACAGACTGCTATTATAGGTTTCATTGCCGGTGCCTCCGCCGGAGATGGTTCGGCGGAGTACGGTGAATTAGTGGAAGCGGTGTTGGTTGAGAAAGACGATGCGGTGGTGAAGCAGGAAAGTACGGCGAGGTTGTTGCTGAGTTCAATCGCACCGCAGTGCGGCTTCAACATGTTCCTTTGCATttctaataataaataattgattttattattgtttttatttaattatttgagtgGATCTGTATGGTTGTTGAATATTGCAAAACAAAATGAGAAGTTATGGATAATATGGTGTActatagtaatattaataatcaTAAATGATAGTATATGATATTATTCACTTTTTTGTCTTTATGGtgccaatattttttttataaaataagaaGCTTTTAAATATAGAActatttatgtttatttatattaatataaaaatgagttgaaaaataaattaaaattgaaatcaaTTGAATGTATGTTTATCCAGCGTAAAAGAAGCATGGGTGCCATCCATTTTAAAAGGCTTTTTATAATTACTTTTGGAAATAGCTGATATGAGTGTCATAAAAATACATGGCATTAGTACTTTTTTGGACCACGTCTCTTTTTATTTCTTCTCTCACACCAATTAGTGTCTTGCGAAGAATGACGTGGTGAGGTTCAAGATTCTTATTCATCTTTTTAGGTTACTATGTTTGGATATGTATGTATACGTTAAGCAAAAATGAATTCCACTATAAGAACCTCAATGACAAATGTAGTCCATATACTTTGATTGAGTGTCTTATTGTAACTCTAATCTTGTCTAAGATATTAAAAATTTCTAGTATACCAAACACCACAGATAATTCTAGGCCAACTATTGTTACGATAGGTCAATTATTATCACAAATGAAATTTATGTGtatatttgtatttatttataaatatcaatagtTGTTTACGTTAGTatagagaaaatatttttaaaaaaattggtgtTATAGGAGGTTGAATCCTGAATCAATAATTTTAACTCATTTAACTTTATTAGTAAATATTAGTTGAGTTATATATGTTTAAATTGATAGTGACATTGGCAAAATTACGTTCTCACTAACATCAtgattttgttaaaattttaatgtTTAATTTTTGTTAAAATTAAGATCACACTCAACTATTAAGATTAATATTTAAGTTTTGTTTGAGTATGTCTTACAATCTTACATGATGaagagaatataaatttatttagtgACCATAGAAATCACGAAATCACAAAGTCCGAAGACAAAGCAGTAAAGGCGTTTGTAGAAGGCATCAAAATTGTAGGTATGCATTTCAGTGGAGGTGGCTGACAACGACAATCTGCGACTTCGACAGCGGTCAGCAAGTCTGACAGCGACACTGATGAATGGTGGTCAAGTGAACATTGCCAATAGAGGACTGGTGAGTGGTGACTGATGGTCTGGTCGATTTTGATGAGTAATTCAGGTTTGTCAAGTATTAGATTTGGTCCAGTTAATTTTCCTGTATCGATTTTTATTGTTTCATTTTGTGGATCAGTTTATTAATGAGTTGTTTTTTTTGCGTCTGTTAAGTATCACTTGAGTTTTGGCAGTTATAAATAAGTGATTATGTTCCTTGTCTTTTATCTGCTTCTGTCAAGTCAAGTTATTgtcatattaaaaaaaagttatttttgttGAAGGCTATTTATTTTGGTTTTCATTTTTCTTTGGCCCCACACACTAATATTTTTTTGTCATTAAACCTTTCAATTTCACAACAAATTAGGCGCGCTGGGGGCAAATGGATTATGTTTACAAGTGAGCACCATGGGTTCTAAATGGGAGATTGAGAAAATTTTCAGATACAACGATTTTCAGTTGTGAAAAGTCAATATGCAAGTAATTATAATTCTAGAGAAGTGTATTAAAGCATTGGAGAATGAGACATCGATGACCGGATGCCTAACACAAGCAGAGAAGACTGAGCTGGTGGATAAGGCCAACAATGCTATTATCTAGTGCCTCGGTGATAAAGGTTTAAGGAAAGTCTTTAGGGAGAAGAATGTAGCATCAATGTGGGCcaaacttgaatcattgtatatgatcaagtctttcattcatcatcatctagtGAAGACTTTCATGAAAACAACAAGCTATGAGATTTATGGTCAAGGCATGGCGAATGCCTGAGAGTTGTTTCAAAACACTTTAATGAGTTTTGCAAAAGATAAAGAATAAAAATACATTTGGCCGCGAGTTTTTGGGGTAAGTTTGATGTCTAAGAAGCTTACCTAATCAGCAGGTATTTATTTACATGAATAGGCTTCTAAACACTTAGGGAGGTTTGGAGTAGGAAAAGTATAACCTATTCTATTTTAAAGGTCGTATGAACTTTTCTGATTGATAAAATCAAGTCAATTTAGCTTGAAGGTAAAGTTGTGGATTATGTGTTCAATGAATATCCAATAAGTATGAATGATTATGAGTTGTTGAGAgtgaaacctaaaaaattaaaagtCATCAAGCGCATATGTCCTACTTTCAGTGAGTCTCGCCATAAGAAAAAAAGTAAAAACCTATAAATGAAACTTTTAGAAACTATAGCGGTGAACACTTAGTTTAAGGTGGAATATACTACCCCGGATACAAGTAGTAGCGAGGAAAAGATTACAGAGGCCTTTTATaatcatttgactcatgatatgGTTAAGATAGAGATTGTACAATCTCATAGAGACGATACTGCTGGTCTTGAgttttatgtttaaaatttgactGAAGGGTTGTAAAACTCAGACATGGACCTTTTGAGAGGCATTCTAATGCAAGTGGAATTAAAGATggttgaagaaccatacttgtaAAATTGTTAGAATACTAAAGCAAGAAAAAATGTGGTTGGGAGAAAGTGAATATAAGTGGAAAGATCATGGTTCTAAAAGGATTTGGACTTGATAAAAATTGTTTAATATATGTTGAATTGGCAGCAAGAAATTTGATGGGTAAATTGAGATCACCATGTTTTCAAGTTAAGGAGATTtttgaagtatgccttaaaatCTTAAAAACAGAAGTTTCGCAAAAGACATTGAAACCACTGGTAGGTGGTTCGGCGGAGGTGGTCGGGCAGTGACGGTCTGCAAATCCGAATGATGATCTCATTACTGCAACAATTCTTACCCATTGATGATGTCATTGTTGCAACAATTTCTTATCCTACTTGTTCAAGCAACTTACTTTATAAAGAACATTAATATATACATGCAAATTGCATTGTGTGGAATAGAATTTGGATCACCACAAAGGGTAATTGAGTTCATGTTTTAGACACTATGAATGTAAAAAACAAGTTCTATATATTGCAACAGGAGACTAAATTGTGGGATTAAGTGTAGAAAAATCAATGATAACAAAATCAATCTATTGAATGATAAATATGTATTGTATTACAAGAAATGAAATATAAATTTCATGTTGATTCTATTTAGTGTGAAAAATGAATTTCTAACTAATTTTTCTAAGGAGGCAAAGTAAAAGAAGATGAACCAGGTTGTCTAAGAGGGACTTTGATAACTTCTCTAACACCTCTTACAATTCTTACTTCTTCATCCAATGTGAAAAGATCTTCAGTTTCTCTCAATACAGCATGGATCAACACAACACCTAGAGCAACACACATACCAACTATCACATTATGTGTTACATCTGTTAGAACAAGCAAACCAATGGTGATCAACAACAAGGATATTACCACCAATCTCTCATCAATTTGATACCCAAAAATCACCAAAGGTGTAACTCTTAAGAAATACAAGTACAACCATCCAATCATCATCGCAATTGATATGATCAATGATGTAGGGTTTCCTAAtaagctaaggaaaagaatgaACAATATGATGATAACGTAATTTGCACGGAAATGCCTGGCGTTCGTGTTGATTCTTTGAAGTGTGTCGAAGAAAGAAGATGGGAGTTTGAATCGAGATGGTTGGATCATTTCTTTCCATGGTCTTGTTACGCCTAGACCGGCCTGGATTCGCTCTTTCGCCTCTGAAACGTAAAGTAGGTTTGTATTCGATGGAATTTCTACGTCTTCCAAGATTGTTCCGTAGGTCGTCATCTTCCTCTTTGTTATTGAGAGAAAGGTGGAGAGAACAAGGAATGATCCAAACTGAAGATAATTTGGTTGTTACTTTCTCTTTGGTGTGAGAATGTTTGACTGAGTAAAAAGATAATGTtacattttttaatgaaaaaaaaaaacatttcctATGACTCAATATGATTGTTGTTTCAACCATTGATGTTAGAATATCCTTAACAAACCCAAATGTTGTGGATCTCTACGGTTTTTTAGGACAAATTCTTGTGTTTTGTGATGCTTGTAGATCTCAttgttaacaaataaaattaaaacaaattttagaaaatataaaaaatgtttttatttctAAATCAAATAGAATCAATGACATAGTTTCCATAACATAATAGCAGAAATAATAATTAAgagtaaaattaataaattatttgctAGTCTACTGAATAAGCAAAAGAATCAAGAAGGTTTTTAGCTTACAGATACATAAAATTTTCAAGTAACTACAACTTAACACCTAACATGTCATTTTTGCGTGCTTGATTACAATCAGCTAATGAATGATTAAGAATAAAACAGATCAAAAAAATACAAGTGTAGAGATATACAGATTACATATCATAACTCTTTGTCGACCGCAGCTTCCAAGTTTCAATGGAATTACAATTAGGGAGGCAAACTTATAAGCTACAGGTTCATGGATGGAGGTATTATGATTATCAAGCAGATTCTGCTGGTTTATCCTTGGGAGCAGAGGACGATTCAAGAACCAAATCACCGATTCCCTTAGGAGGACCGATGCTGCATCGAGCTGTGTTATGTGTCAAGATGGCATCCTTTATTTTTTGAAACTGTAattttcaaaagaaccattatTAGCCTATTGTTATCATTATCTTCTTGCAGTCGTCAATTTCTGTATAATTTAATTCTACGGTCTAAGAATATGCAGTATGCCAATACAGAAAACAGAAGTATCGTGAATATTAGCATGATCAgaactttaaaaaataattaccttGGCAAGTGAACATGAAAATGATTCGAGCTGCCCCTCCGCCCCTCTATAAAAGTGGAAGTAAGGAAGTACTTTAACATTCAGGCTTTTGCACATTGGCTTATTCTCATCAAAATTTACTTTCAAAAAAACAATCTCTGGGTTTTCTTCAGCTGTTCTGCATAGCTGCCATAGCCATTAAAAAATGATATCAGATACAGTAAAGCTATAGCATAATTTCATCAGCAACACCAAGGCTCATCCTAATAAGTTGGGTCAGCTACCTGGATAAAATGACGTTCTatcatataacatacttatatcataaAACGATGAGGATTTGGCTCAAATataatgataaaatctttgcctATGATGTTAATCATTGATGGACTCGTCATTTATTTGTTCGAGTGAATAATGGGAGCTTTCGGTTTTGCTTTTCTTCATCAAGAGGAAAATTCAGGTGTTTGTTTTTAGTTTGGTGGTTTCTAAGGCCCTTGTCTTGTCTCTATTGTATTCGGATGTGGTGTGCTTAGTGGTGCTGTATTAATATTCATTTAGCTCTTCATAAAAAAACATATTTCTATCCAACTCATTAAtctatacatatattttttataacttttctaAGTCTTTTTGCTGCCTCTAGTAATTTGACTACCCTTCATTTGATCTACCCCTCTTACTACACGATCCATAGGTTTCCTTTATACAAGCTCAAACCACTTATGCCTAGTTTCCACCATTATTTATACTATAAGTGCTACGTCAACTCACTCTTTAATGTTGTCATTTCTAATCTCATCATGTGTAGTCTTACCACACATCGAATGCAACATCCTCTTCTCTGCTACACTTAATTTATATTTGTGTTCGATAAAATTTTCTCTTCAGCTTGAGCACTATTTTCATATCATATAAAACTCGTGAAGTAAGCACCAAAGCCTAATACTAAATCATCAACATGAATCGTATAGTTGGGATCCTGTAGTATATAGTCTTTAATCATGGATGAAAACCAAGAAATGAAAATCAAACAGGTCATATACTTTTAAACTGATTGATATCCATGGAAAGATTCATCCAATACTTGTGTGATGTGAATTGTAATTCAAAGATTTTAATTTGTAAGGGAAAGAAAAATCAATACTTAGACTTAAAGATTAGTATCACCCCTAGAACCAAGGCATAACCTTTGACTCGTGTTGATCACATTCAACGAACGACCCAACCAATTACATGCCAGTTATTTACCCATTAATGGAAGTAGAGTACAATAGAAGACATCGAAAAAGTAAATGAGTGAAAGAGAACCTTGGGGAATAACGCTCGGCAAGAAGCACACCATGTCCCATAAAATTCAACAATAACTAGTCTATCCCCAGCTTGACTCAAAGCATTCAGAAAGTCTTGTGTGGAGTGAATGTCAATCATGTTTGATGCATTCTTTTCCCACCATTTTGGCTGACCATTTTCTCCAACAGCTGCACATACCTGAgtaaaaaccaacaaaaactGTCAGAACAAAACAGAGGTATAATTGATTATTAACCTAACAGTCAAGAACATAGTAACACAAAAGTATGCTCATTTACTCATGTGTTTGTTTGTTTACTATAACCAACTATAACCaattttttccaaaattattAACTTATTTCACACATAAACTTGTAATTAATGAAAATGCAAAGGAAAATTAATCAATTAGCATTGATATACACATAAATGtgaacaaaatatttcaataaaaaaaagggTTTATCTTAATCTTCCTACCCAAGATTGAAATGTGTTATGAAAGTGTAATTAGAGCAAAATTAAAACAAGGGGTGGCATAAAGTTACATAATTTCTGACCCAATTGTGTAATAATAGAAAAAGGGGGTTAGTACCTTGAAAGGAAGCAATTGTTTTCTGGATTTGAAATGAGAGGGCGGTGGCAGAGAGAAAAGGCTCTTAGGTGGAAGCGGCGGGAGAGTAGTGAAGAAAGAAGGAGATGGAAGTCGAAGAGATTGAAACTGTAATCGAATAGTATGAACATGTGCCATTTATACACAAGACAAGTAAAGAGAGTAATAGTGATATACTATGATATGCTAGGAAGAGGAACAAGATTGAATTTGATGGCACATGAGATGAGATGAGATGATGAGAGAAGAAGTGTGTTTGAATTGAGTGGATAGGTTGAGTTTGAGGAGAAAAGAAAGGAAGTAAAACAAGAtagatttttttcttcttctcaatttATTGCTTCTTTTTGGCCTAATTTTGTTTTACCAaaacctctcattttctttgtgATGCCTCTCATTATCAATTTTTTCTATGATGTCAAAAGTTTAATTTGAAACTCAATCTCAACATCAAcagttaaaaaaattgattaaatacaatattaattaatatat from Vicia villosa cultivar HV-30 ecotype Madison, WI linkage group LG4, Vvil1.0, whole genome shotgun sequence encodes the following:
- the LOC131594253 gene encoding cytidine deaminase 1-like is translated as MEKPRFIIEASDAKSMGLSTGLTLTQLLPTIVKSAQPLARVPISKFHVAAVGVGISGRIFIGVNVEFPGLPFHHTIHAEQFLLTNLSQNKETQLQYLAVSAAPCGHCRQFLQEIRGASDIPLLITSESESKSEFTSLSEFLSHPFGPHDLLPKHVPLLLEPRNNDLSFLDTGSNVYSNNNNNNNNNSNIIQSSISISISKLKIAALEAANESHAPYSESPSGVALLDSRGNVYKGSYMESAAYNPSLGPVQTAIIGFIAGASAGDGSAEYGELVEAVLVEKDDAVVKQESTARLLLSSIAPQCGFNMFLCISNNK
- the LOC131594255 gene encoding PRA1 family protein F2-like yields the protein MTTYGTILEDVEIPSNTNLLYVSEAKERIQAGLGVTRPWKEMIQPSRFKLPSSFFDTLQRINTNARHFRANYVIIILFILFLSLLGNPTSLIISIAMMIGWLYLYFLRVTPLVIFGYQIDERLVVISLLLITIGLLVLTDVTHNVIVGMCVALGVVLIHAVLRETEDLFTLDEEVRIVRGVREVIKVPLRQPGSSSFTLPP
- the LOC131594254 gene encoding thioredoxin-like 2, chloroplastic, giving the protein MAHVHTIRLQFQSLRLPSPSFFTTLPPLPPKSLFSLPPPSHFKSRKQLLPFKVCAAVGENGQPKWWEKNASNMIDIHSTQDFLNALSQAGDRLVIVEFYGTWCASCRALFPKLCRTAEENPEIVFLKVNFDENKPMCKSLNVKVLPYFHFYRGAEGQLESFSCSLAKFQKIKDAILTHNTARCSIGPPKGIGDLVLESSSAPKDKPAESA